The proteins below come from a single Deinococcus radiopugnans ATCC 19172 genomic window:
- a CDS encoding alcohol dehydrogenase catalytic domain-containing protein: MKAVVWHGIGDIRLDDVPEPQLQEPTDAIVRLTASAICGTDLHFVRGTMSGMVPGTILGHEAVGVVEQVGADVRNFAPGDRVVIPSTVSCGYCPPCREGNTAQCDNANPNGPSAGTAFYGGPLCTGHLRVEAVLDGKSLNV; this comes from the coding sequence ATGAAAGCAGTGGTGTGGCACGGTATTGGCGACATTCGCCTGGACGACGTTCCCGAACCGCAGCTTCAGGAGCCGACGGACGCCATCGTGCGCCTGACGGCCAGCGCGATCTGCGGCACGGACCTGCACTTTGTTCGCGGCACCATGAGCGGCATGGTGCCCGGCACCATCCTGGGCCACGAGGCGGTGGGCGTGGTGGAACAGGTGGGGGCCGACGTCCGCAACTTCGCGCCGGGCGACCGCGTGGTCATCCCCTCCACGGTGTCGTGCGGCTACTGCCCGCCGTGCCGCGAGGGAAACACCGCGCAGTGCGACAACGCCAACCCCAATGGTCCCTCGGCGGGAACGGCCTTTTACGGCGGGCCGCTCTGTACCGGACATCTTCGAGTTGAGGCTGTGCTGGACGGGAAATCCCTGAACGTGTGA
- a CDS encoding glucose 1-dehydrogenase codes for MTQNDDPRTPEPSIPPQHQDRPGTEARLHPAADHGETSYRGSGKLAGKVALITGADSGIGKAVALAFAREGADVVVSYLSEDADAEDTARLVREAGQRALILAGDIGDPAHCQSLVQRTVAEFGGLDVLVNNAAYQNNFKTLAEITPEELERHYRTNVFAIFFLCQAALPHLKPGASIINTSSVQAYQPSPSILAYASTKGAVVTLTKGLAKLLADQGVRVNSVAPGPIWTPLVVQGDADAAPEFGQKTPLGRPGQPADLAATYVLLASADSSYTTGAIYAITGGELTA; via the coding sequence ATGACCCAGAATGACGATCCGCGCACGCCCGAACCGTCCATTCCCCCGCAGCATCAGGACCGTCCCGGCACCGAGGCTCGCCTGCACCCGGCCGCTGATCACGGCGAAACGTCGTACCGGGGCAGCGGCAAGCTGGCGGGCAAGGTGGCGCTGATCACCGGGGCCGACAGCGGAATTGGCAAGGCGGTGGCCCTGGCCTTCGCCCGCGAGGGGGCCGACGTGGTGGTGTCTTACCTCAGCGAGGACGCCGATGCCGAGGACACCGCCCGCCTGGTGCGCGAGGCCGGACAGCGGGCGCTGATCCTGGCCGGGGACATCGGCGATCCAGCCCACTGCCAGTCGCTGGTGCAGCGCACCGTGGCCGAATTCGGGGGGTTGGACGTGCTGGTCAACAACGCCGCGTACCAGAACAACTTCAAGACGCTGGCCGAGATCACGCCTGAAGAGCTGGAGCGGCACTACCGCACCAACGTCTTTGCCATCTTCTTTCTGTGCCAGGCGGCGCTGCCCCATCTGAAACCCGGGGCAAGCATCATCAACACGTCGTCGGTGCAGGCCTACCAGCCCTCGCCCAGCATCCTGGCGTACGCGTCCACCAAGGGCGCGGTGGTCACGCTGACCAAAGGACTGGCCAAACTGCTGGCGGATCAGGGCGTCCGCGTCAACTCGGTGGCTCCGGGGCCGATCTGGACCCCGCTGGTGGTCCAGGGTGACGCCGACGCCGCGCCGGAATTCGGGCAAAAGACCCCGCTGGGCCGCCCGGGTCAGCCGGCTGATCTGGCCGCCACGTACGTGCTGCTGGCCTCGGCAGACAGCAGTTACACCACCGGGGCCATCTATGCCATCACCGGCGGCGAGCTGACCGCCTAG
- a CDS encoding DUF1990 family protein, whose product MFPRVPVLWAVALVTAAVIIKGPRDPLRPSTPQDGVGPLTRRRYWLDLEGATLGPEETAEHWRHHLPEHAPKLLAWFRGLDHPVPPVRQDTRLWILMFLSRRGRVVIERVGPLGFRARTLRLHPEAGTTDFRVLPGAQPGRMRLQIESLFRSHSHFDRLAYLLGVHAAQRRTWQLTLRSVARSAGGRVVEHGTETLETPGVQHTA is encoded by the coding sequence ATGTTCCCCCGTGTCCCCGTGTTGTGGGCGGTTGCCCTGGTCACCGCCGCCGTGATCATCAAAGGTCCGCGCGATCCGCTGCGTCCCTCCACCCCCCAGGACGGTGTGGGACCGCTGACCCGCAGGCGCTACTGGCTGGACCTCGAGGGGGCCACACTGGGACCTGAGGAGACGGCCGAACACTGGCGCCACCATCTGCCCGAACACGCGCCGAAGTTGCTGGCGTGGTTCCGGGGTCTGGATCATCCGGTGCCGCCCGTCCGGCAGGACACCCGCCTGTGGATTCTGATGTTCCTGAGTCGGCGGGGACGGGTGGTGATCGAACGCGTCGGCCCCCTGGGGTTCCGTGCCCGGACGCTGCGGCTGCACCCCGAGGCGGGAACCACGGACTTCCGCGTGTTGCCAGGAGCACAGCCGGGCCGGATGCGGCTGCAGATCGAGTCGTTGTTTCGCAGCCATTCGCACTTTGACCGACTGGCCTACCTGCTTGGCGTTCATGCCGCGCAGCGCCGCACCTGGCAACTGACGTTGCGGAGCGTGGCCCGGTCCGCCGGCGGACGGGTGGTTGAGCACGGCACCGAGACCCTGGAAACGCCGGGCGTGCAGCACACGGCCTGA
- a CDS encoding DUF6766 family protein, translating into MKRFWADNALLLVLLGFFLLFWLAQALSGWAGHNQELGNLKQHTLNFAQYLASAHFWSATAENWESEFLQLAAYVVLTIHLKQRGSAESNPYEDEKDDTQRQQDQQERRAAAQARFWRRNSLTLALLGLFVLSLLMHLRNSWQDDNLERLARGQNAETLWAFLGQPEFWFESFQNWQSEFLAVAVIVVLTIFLRQVGSSQSKRLDEPHRKTGDD; encoded by the coding sequence ATGAAACGGTTCTGGGCCGACAACGCGCTGCTCCTGGTGTTGCTGGGCTTCTTCCTGCTGTTCTGGCTGGCGCAGGCCCTGAGTGGCTGGGCCGGCCACAACCAGGAACTCGGGAACCTGAAACAGCACACCCTGAATTTCGCCCAGTACCTGGCCTCGGCGCACTTCTGGTCCGCCACCGCAGAGAACTGGGAGAGCGAGTTTCTGCAACTGGCCGCCTACGTGGTGCTGACCATTCACCTCAAGCAGCGCGGCAGCGCCGAATCCAACCCCTACGAGGACGAGAAGGACGACACGCAACGTCAGCAGGACCAGCAGGAGCGGCGGGCGGCCGCCCAGGCGAGGTTCTGGCGGCGCAATTCACTGACGCTGGCCCTGCTGGGCCTCTTTGTCCTGTCCCTGCTGATGCACCTGCGCAACTCGTGGCAGGACGACAACCTGGAGCGGCTGGCCCGCGGACAGAACGCCGAAACGCTCTGGGCGTTCCTGGGCCAGCCAGAGTTCTGGTTCGAGTCCTTCCAGAACTGGCAAAGCGAGTTCCTGGCGGTGGCGGTCATCGTGGTGCTGACCATCTTTTTGCGTCAGGTGGGCTCCTCGCAGTCCAAACGGCTGGACGAGCCGCACCGCAAGACCGGTGACGACTGA
- a CDS encoding PQQ-dependent sugar dehydrogenase, giving the protein MSLSKPVCMVLLGGLLALSSCAVVQRPDTSRPNAGLTLPAGFQADLYAQDLGKPRLMAFAPNGDLFVADEGQDPGTGRVLVLADRDRDGRLDTLQTYLSALDQPNSLAFHGGYLYVANTDGVIRMPYKDGDLKPEAAPEKIITLEAGGRHHSRTIVFGPDDRLYVAMGSTCNVCEEENAQRATVWVYDADGKNGRPFATGLRNAVGLEWFEGTLYATANGRDLAGSDTPPESFFRVLDGKNYGWPYCYPVAAGEPQVWDKDFGKKSPAVCEAAQPSFATTTAHAAPLGLAFYTGQAFPAEYRGKMFVALHGSWNRPQKSGYSVITVDPNTGETKDFMTGFLGALGLSTSGRPADVQVAPDGALFVSDDGNGVMYRVTYQQP; this is encoded by the coding sequence ATGTCCCTTTCAAAACCAGTCTGCATGGTCCTTCTCGGCGGCCTGCTTGCCCTCAGCTCCTGCGCGGTGGTTCAGCGGCCCGACACCAGCAGGCCCAACGCCGGACTGACTCTTCCGGCCGGCTTTCAAGCGGACCTGTACGCCCAGGACCTCGGCAAGCCTCGCCTGATGGCCTTTGCGCCAAACGGTGATCTGTTCGTGGCCGACGAGGGCCAGGACCCCGGCACCGGGCGCGTGCTGGTGCTTGCGGATCGCGACAGGGACGGCCGCCTGGACACGCTGCAGACCTACCTGTCGGCCCTGGACCAGCCCAACAGTCTGGCCTTTCACGGCGGTTACCTGTACGTCGCCAACACCGACGGCGTCATTCGGATGCCCTACAAGGACGGCGACCTGAAACCGGAGGCCGCGCCCGAGAAGATCATCACCCTGGAAGCCGGGGGAAGACACCACTCGCGCACCATCGTCTTTGGGCCGGACGACAGGCTGTACGTGGCGATGGGCAGCACCTGTAACGTGTGCGAGGAAGAGAACGCCCAGCGCGCCACCGTCTGGGTCTACGACGCCGACGGCAAGAATGGGCGGCCTTTTGCCACGGGTCTGCGAAATGCCGTGGGCCTGGAGTGGTTTGAGGGCACGCTGTATGCCACCGCCAACGGGCGTGACCTGGCCGGGAGCGACACCCCGCCCGAATCCTTTTTTCGTGTGCTGGACGGCAAGAATTACGGCTGGCCGTACTGCTATCCGGTGGCTGCCGGTGAACCCCAGGTCTGGGACAAGGACTTCGGCAAGAAGTCCCCAGCCGTCTGCGAGGCGGCCCAACCGTCCTTCGCCACCACCACCGCCCACGCCGCGCCGCTGGGCCTGGCCTTTTACACCGGCCAGGCGTTTCCCGCCGAGTATCGGGGCAAGATGTTCGTGGCCCTGCACGGCTCGTGGAACCGCCCACAGAAGAGCGGTTACAGCGTGATCACCGTGGACCCCAACACCGGAGAAACGAAGGACTTCATGACCGGGTTTCTGGGTGCGCTGGGCCTGTCCACCTCAGGCCGCCCCGCCGACGTGCAGGTGGCCCCGGACGGCGCGCTGTTCGTGAGCGACGACGGCAACGGCGTGATGTACCGGGTGACCTACCAGCAGCCCTGA
- a CDS encoding ATP-binding protein, protein MTLPPTTDPLLDAADLQAIIDSSADCIKVLDLDARVLSMNAGGMKTMEITDFSVCQGLLWPTFWEGEARAQVEQALDAARAGQTTTFEGAARTFAGTPKWWEVRVSPLRAPDGAVTRLLASSRDITARTVAKQQLVEAQHQLKTHAQVLEVRVEQRERALEAFVRFTTQVASSTDLNDLATAASDILRDAVGGAISGFYLVKGEMAYPVVFSSNTPAEVIAARRAGLALSAPLVASALARRGTAFVGGEAGRLQSVGHASALSVTAYHHGDQPYALFAAGTPRPEWTAQEQAIIESVGRGLGLALERAQQSRQLQERTAGLDAFVAFSEASSTTTDLLVLARAAVEVLETTLQVVSAVYFELDGDLWKARVWSEGFAPEVVAVLTAGLPQDAPSSAEAIRTRQAVFVPGWSAGSVAIAETEAFGAGAFYPCFVGDTPRGLLGMGTQRAGDWTPREEAVFKAVGRSLTLALERAERAAQLAARTVQVTEAARAQAAFVAFTEAVGSETDVHSLARLATSVVQAQMDEVSAVYYERCGDVWQAVAWSADVSPDGAAQLRRGAALDAPNFQEAVASGAVVFSDGWNAHAHALPETTMYGAAAFYPLVIGGETLAILAVGKPTGLHWSPREQATVRAVGRGLGLVLERTAQARELTVQRDALASRTQELLAANEELDAFTYSASHDLRTPIRHVMGFADLARAALVRNQPEKIGRNLDIIQQGAMRMNGLIDGMLMLSRAGRQDFQPRMVSLEPLVVQAQQDAQLEFPEQVIDVQFPGGVMVWGDGTLLQQIMTNLIGNAVKYSTRQDVSRVTVQVDETETEWTVAVHDNGVGFDPRYGGKLFGIFQRLHTQEAFPGIGVGLATVRRIALKHGGRVFAESVLGQGATFGVTLPKPMA, encoded by the coding sequence ATGACTCTCCCGCCCACCACTGACCCCCTTCTGGACGCCGCCGACCTGCAGGCCATCATCGACAGCAGCGCCGACTGCATCAAAGTGCTGGACCTGGACGCCCGGGTGCTGTCCATGAACGCCGGCGGCATGAAGACCATGGAGATCACGGATTTCAGCGTGTGCCAGGGCCTGCTGTGGCCCACCTTCTGGGAAGGCGAGGCCCGCGCGCAGGTCGAGCAGGCCCTGGACGCCGCCCGCGCCGGGCAGACCACCACCTTCGAGGGGGCCGCCAGGACGTTTGCCGGCACCCCGAAGTGGTGGGAGGTGCGGGTCTCGCCGCTGCGCGCCCCGGACGGCGCCGTCACCCGGCTGCTGGCCAGCAGCCGGGACATCACGGCCCGCACGGTGGCAAAACAGCAGCTCGTCGAGGCCCAGCACCAGCTCAAGACCCACGCCCAGGTGCTGGAAGTCCGCGTGGAACAGCGTGAGCGCGCGCTTGAGGCCTTCGTCCGGTTCACCACCCAGGTGGCCAGCAGCACCGATCTGAACGACCTCGCCACGGCGGCCAGCGACATCCTGCGGGACGCGGTGGGCGGCGCCATCAGCGGCTTTTACCTGGTCAAGGGCGAGATGGCGTACCCGGTGGTGTTTTCCAGCAACACGCCGGCGGAGGTGATCGCGGCCCGCCGGGCCGGGCTCGCCCTGAGCGCGCCGCTGGTGGCCAGCGCCCTGGCGCGGCGCGGAACGGCGTTTGTGGGCGGCGAGGCCGGACGCCTGCAGTCGGTGGGCCACGCCAGTGCGCTGAGCGTCACGGCCTACCATCACGGCGACCAGCCCTACGCCCTGTTCGCCGCCGGGACCCCGCGCCCCGAATGGACCGCGCAGGAACAGGCGATCATCGAGTCGGTGGGCCGCGGGCTGGGGCTGGCCCTGGAACGGGCCCAGCAGTCCCGGCAACTGCAGGAACGCACGGCTGGACTGGACGCCTTCGTGGCCTTCAGCGAGGCGTCCAGCACGACGACGGACCTGCTGGTGCTGGCCCGCGCGGCGGTGGAGGTGCTGGAGACCACCTTGCAGGTGGTCAGTGCCGTGTATTTCGAGCTGGACGGTGACCTGTGGAAGGCCCGCGTGTGGTCCGAAGGCTTTGCCCCGGAGGTTGTGGCGGTCTTGACGGCAGGTCTGCCGCAAGACGCCCCCAGTTCTGCCGAGGCGATCCGGACTCGGCAGGCGGTGTTTGTGCCGGGCTGGTCTGCGGGCAGCGTGGCGATAGCCGAGACGGAAGCATTTGGAGCCGGCGCCTTTTACCCGTGCTTCGTGGGCGACACCCCGCGTGGCCTGCTGGGCATGGGCACGCAGCGGGCCGGGGACTGGACACCCCGCGAGGAAGCGGTGTTCAAGGCGGTGGGCCGCAGCCTGACCCTGGCCCTGGAACGCGCAGAGCGCGCCGCGCAACTCGCGGCACGCACGGTGCAGGTCACCGAAGCCGCGCGCGCCCAGGCAGCCTTCGTGGCCTTTACCGAGGCGGTCGGTTCGGAGACCGACGTCCACAGCCTGGCCCGGCTGGCCACGTCGGTGGTGCAGGCCCAGATGGACGAGGTCAGCGCGGTGTACTACGAACGCTGCGGTGACGTCTGGCAGGCGGTGGCCTGGTCCGCCGACGTCAGCCCGGACGGGGCGGCGCAGCTGCGGCGCGGCGCGGCGCTGGACGCCCCGAACTTTCAGGAGGCGGTGGCGTCGGGAGCGGTGGTGTTCTCGGACGGCTGGAACGCCCACGCCCACGCCCTGCCCGAGACCACCATGTACGGCGCGGCGGCGTTTTACCCGCTCGTCATCGGCGGCGAGACCCTGGCGATCCTGGCGGTGGGCAAGCCGACGGGCCTCCACTGGAGTCCGCGGGAGCAGGCCACGGTGCGCGCGGTCGGCCGGGGCCTCGGGCTGGTGCTGGAGCGCACGGCGCAGGCGCGTGAACTGACCGTGCAGCGCGACGCCCTGGCCTCGCGCACCCAGGAACTTCTCGCCGCGAACGAGGAACTCGACGCGTTCACGTACTCCGCCTCGCATGACCTGCGCACCCCCATCCGGCACGTGATGGGCTTTGCCGATCTGGCCCGCGCCGCCCTGGTCCGGAATCAGCCGGAGAAGATCGGCCGCAACCTGGACATCATCCAGCAGGGGGCCATGCGCATGAACGGGCTGATCGACGGGATGCTGATGCTGTCGCGGGCCGGACGGCAGGACTTCCAGCCCCGGATGGTTTCCCTGGAACCGCTGGTCGTGCAGGCGCAGCAGGACGCCCAGCTTGAATTTCCGGAGCAGGTGATCGACGTTCAGTTTCCGGGTGGCGTGATGGTCTGGGGGGACGGGACGCTGCTGCAACAGATCATGACCAACCTGATCGGCAACGCGGTGAAGTACTCCACCCGGCAGGACGTCTCCAGGGTCACGGTGCAGGTGGACGAGACCGAGACCGAGTGGACGGTCGCCGTGCACGACAACGGGGTGGGCTTCGATCCCCGGTACGGTGGGAAACTGTTCGGAATCTTCCAGCGCCTGCATACGCAGGAGGCCTTCCCCGGAATCGGGGTGGGCCTGGCGACGGTGCGGCGCATCGCGCTCAAGCATGGCGGGCGGGTGTTCGCCGAAAGCGTCCTGGGGCAGGGGGCCACCTTTGGCGTGACCCTGCCCAAACCCATGGCGTGA
- a CDS encoding DUF1775 domain-containing protein, with product MQKIFMLSAALLLSFAAAHATVRTETGLSESAAGKSETYRLNVPVEKDLATTQIRLVVPAGVGISRFQVTPGFTRTLTKNADGLVTEVVWTGTIAPMEYARFFFQAKNPGAAGELVWKVYQTYADGSVVAWDDTQPDTAPASHTTVK from the coding sequence ATGCAAAAAATTTTTATGCTGTCCGCTGCCCTGCTGCTGTCCTTCGCCGCGGCCCATGCCACCGTCCGCACAGAGACGGGCCTGTCCGAATCCGCCGCTGGAAAATCCGAGACCTACCGCCTGAACGTGCCTGTGGAAAAAGACCTGGCCACCACCCAGATTCGCCTGGTGGTCCCCGCAGGCGTGGGCATCAGCCGCTTTCAGGTGACCCCTGGCTTTACCCGCACGCTGACCAAAAATGCCGATGGCCTCGTGACCGAGGTGGTCTGGACGGGCACCATCGCCCCGATGGAATATGCCCGCTTCTTCTTCCAGGCGAAGAACCCTGGGGCCGCAGGTGAACTGGTCTGGAAGGTCTACCAGACCTATGCCGACGGCAGCGTGGTGGCCTGGGACGACACCCAGCCCGACACGGCGCCCGCCAGCCACACCACCGTCAAGTAA
- a CDS encoding copper resistance protein CopC, whose product MRSLLLLLALGLGTASAHTAVTALAPAADSTVSAPKEIALKFSEPIELRFSTFRVMALGPGQSPEDGAKAALALKADAPELANGPLTARTLAAQLRLPLRPGLRAGIYVVAWKILSEDGHPVTGHSVFTVK is encoded by the coding sequence ATGCGCTCACTGTTGTTGCTGCTGGCCCTTGGGCTCGGCACTGCGTCCGCCCACACCGCCGTCACCGCTCTGGCTCCTGCCGCCGACTCCACCGTCAGCGCCCCGAAAGAAATCGCCCTGAAATTCAGTGAACCCATCGAGCTGCGCTTCAGCACTTTCCGGGTGATGGCCCTGGGGCCGGGGCAATCGCCCGAGGACGGCGCGAAAGCGGCGCTGGCCCTGAAGGCCGACGCCCCCGAACTGGCCAACGGACCGCTGACCGCCAGGACTCTGGCCGCCCAGCTCCGCCTTCCCCTCAGGCCGGGGCTGAGGGCTGGCATCTACGTCGTGGCCTGGAAAATTCTGTCCGAGGACGGCCACCCGGTCACGGGACACAGCGTCTTCACGGTGAAGTGA
- a CDS encoding CopD family protein, with translation MTPDLLPKLLLYLGAALLVGGAAARRLLTPGHPGLGWLGTGLALLILGGGLGVSSTLSSLGFTAPADILDYLTGTGAGRAVLVLWIGGLVLLAAELAELTWLAVLGASGVLLWGLAGIGHGASHGQPVHVLHTLHGGAMCLWVGGVFALLSSAQATTALARRFTPYALGSVLVLGVSGVWMSLEHAGNLWQLPASGYGRTLLLKVGLVGLALGAAVIVRRAFALDRGVRPRLAAEALTLLAVLGVTASLSGQAPPGHTGTEHSGH, from the coding sequence GTGACGCCTGACCTCCTGCCCAAGCTGCTGCTGTACCTGGGCGCAGCGCTGCTGGTGGGCGGCGCCGCGGCCCGCCGGTTGCTGACGCCGGGGCATCCGGGCCTCGGCTGGCTGGGTACTGGGCTGGCGCTGCTGATTCTGGGTGGCGGTCTGGGCGTGTCCAGCACCCTGTCGTCGCTGGGCTTCACCGCCCCTGCCGACATTCTTGATTACCTGACGGGGACGGGGGCGGGCCGGGCCGTGCTGGTGTTGTGGATTGGCGGACTGGTCCTGCTGGCCGCCGAACTCGCGGAACTGACGTGGCTGGCCGTCCTGGGCGCGTCCGGGGTGCTGTTGTGGGGACTGGCCGGCATCGGCCACGGGGCCTCGCATGGTCAGCCCGTCCACGTCCTGCACACCTTGCACGGCGGAGCGATGTGCCTGTGGGTGGGCGGGGTCTTCGCGCTGTTGAGCTCAGCTCAGGCCACCACCGCCCTGGCCCGCAGGTTCACCCCCTACGCGCTGGGTTCGGTACTGGTGCTGGGCGTCAGCGGCGTGTGGATGTCGCTGGAGCATGCCGGCAACCTGTGGCAACTGCCCGCCTCGGGCTACGGGCGCACGCTGCTGCTCAAGGTGGGGCTGGTGGGGCTGGCGCTGGGGGCCGCCGTCATCGTCCGCCGTGCTTTCGCCCTGGACCGCGGCGTGCGTCCGCGCCTGGCCGCCGAGGCCCTGACCCTGCTGGCGGTGCTGGGCGTGACCGCCTCGCTGTCGGGGCAGGCTCCGCCTGGCCACACCGGGACGGAACATTCGGGGCACTGA
- a CDS encoding C39 family peptidase: MSGLPRLLLTGLALCSVAAALPASTTLKNIRHEYQGPDNCAPVTALTILGYHGTRVTQSAAASALKDYPGDPQVTSLELAAYLGRFGLRSVIRYAGTPEVLRELVSRGFPVVVQQRLKPGSNVAHFRTVYGYSAGSFLTSDPLRGPSLRLSNAELTELWRYYNGEYLVAYPPARESEVRAAMGDDFNATANWQNARQTGERAVKARPGDPYAWWGLAKANLRLGDAQTAANQFDRAVNLGVPTIYYLYRQEAFEAWTQAGWYTRTLQLTARALDAWPKSKELQKFRDLAQGRLNREG, translated from the coding sequence ATGTCCGGATTGCCCCGCCTGCTGCTGACTGGTCTGGCCCTGTGTAGTGTGGCCGCTGCCCTGCCCGCCAGCACCACCCTGAAAAACATCCGCCACGAGTATCAGGGGCCAGACAACTGCGCGCCCGTCACCGCCCTGACCATTCTGGGCTACCACGGCACCCGCGTCACCCAATCGGCAGCCGCCTCGGCCCTGAAAGACTATCCCGGCGATCCCCAGGTCACCAGTCTGGAACTCGCCGCTTACCTGGGCAGATTCGGCCTGCGCAGCGTCATCCGCTACGCCGGCACGCCCGAAGTGCTGCGCGAACTGGTCTCGCGCGGCTTCCCGGTGGTGGTGCAGCAGCGCCTGAAACCCGGCAGCAACGTGGCCCACTTCCGCACGGTCTACGGCTACAGCGCCGGCTCCTTTCTGACCAGCGATCCCCTGCGCGGGCCGTCGCTGCGCCTGAGCAACGCCGAGCTGACCGAGCTGTGGCGCTACTACAACGGCGAGTACCTGGTGGCCTACCCGCCGGCCAGGGAGAGCGAGGTGCGGGCGGCCATGGGCGACGACTTCAACGCCACGGCGAACTGGCAGAACGCCCGGCAGACAGGCGAGCGGGCGGTCAAGGCGCGGCCCGGCGATCCCTACGCGTGGTGGGGGCTGGCGAAGGCAAACCTGCGGCTGGGCGACGCCCAGACGGCGGCCAATCAGTTTGACCGGGCGGTGAATCTGGGCGTGCCCACCATCTATTACCTGTACCGCCAGGAGGCGTTCGAGGCGTGGACGCAGGCGGGGTGGTACACCAGGACGCTGCAGCTCACCGCACGGGCGCTGGACGCCTGGCCAAAAAGCAAGGAATTGCAGAAGTTCCGTGATCTGGCGCAGGGACGGCTCAACAGAGAGGGCTGA
- a CDS encoding dienelactone hydrolase family protein yields MAEDRQDLFRYVVEEFAEDYHEGELQRREFLRRMTLLGGGVVGARVLLTSLGIAGITSAELASAQTAPPQPDPAKGAGMVDPRDPAIVVKPVTYEAGGFTHLAYLARPAGNAPAPGLIVIHENKGLQPHIQDIARRLAKAGYIAMAPDLVSNIGGTQQYIDTAQISSSLAQTSGDEHITHLKAALAVLKMQPGVRKLGAVGFCFGGGLTWRLATEAPELVAAVPFYGPAPDAAKVPNIKAAVLGIYGGTDTRINAGIPALETALKAAGTVYGIKIYEGAGHAFNNDTGGNYVKAAADDAWAQTLAWFDQYLKA; encoded by the coding sequence ATGGCTGAAGACCGTCAGGACCTGTTCCGCTACGTCGTTGAAGAGTTCGCCGAGGACTACCACGAGGGCGAGTTGCAACGCCGCGAGTTCCTGCGCCGCATGACCCTGCTGGGCGGCGGCGTGGTGGGCGCGCGGGTGCTGCTGACCTCGCTGGGGATCGCGGGCATCACCTCTGCCGAGCTGGCCAGCGCCCAGACCGCCCCGCCCCAGCCGGACCCGGCCAAGGGCGCGGGGATGGTGGACCCGCGTGACCCCGCCATTGTGGTAAAGCCCGTCACCTACGAGGCGGGCGGCTTTACCCATCTGGCGTACCTGGCCCGCCCGGCGGGCAACGCTCCCGCGCCTGGCTTGATCGTCATCCATGAGAACAAGGGATTACAGCCACACATTCAGGACATCGCGCGCCGACTGGCCAAGGCCGGCTACATTGCGATGGCCCCTGATCTGGTGTCCAACATTGGCGGCACCCAGCAGTACATCGACACCGCCCAGATTTCCAGCTCTCTGGCGCAGACCTCTGGCGACGAACACATCACCCATCTGAAGGCGGCGCTGGCGGTGCTGAAAATGCAGCCGGGCGTGCGAAAGCTCGGAGCAGTGGGGTTCTGTTTCGGCGGCGGCCTAACCTGGCGGCTGGCCACCGAAGCCCCCGAACTGGTGGCCGCCGTCCCCTTTTACGGCCCGGCTCCTGACGCCGCCAAGGTCCCGAACATCAAAGCGGCGGTGCTGGGCATCTACGGCGGCACCGATACTCGCATCAATGCCGGGATTCCCGCGCTGGAAACGGCCCTCAAAGCTGCTGGCACCGTCTACGGCATCAAGATCTACGAGGGCGCGGGCCACGCGTTCAACAACGATACGGGGGGCAATTACGTCAAGGCCGCGGCCGACGACGCCTGGGCACAGACGCTGGCGTGGTTTGACCAGTACCTCAAGGCGTGA